One stretch of Ipomoea triloba cultivar NCNSP0323 chromosome 8, ASM357664v1 DNA includes these proteins:
- the LOC116026837 gene encoding phosphatidylinositol 4-kinase gamma 4-like has product MSAVDVALSSPFQEESVRSSRHSSNNAPLGLCTNESIVIYITVGGSVVPMRVLKSDSIASVKLRIQTCQGFVVKRQKLVFGGRELSRNDCLVRDYGVVNGNFLHLILKLSDLLVINVSTTCGQDFEFHVDRHQNVGYLKRQIAKEGNGYFDLEDKDLFCNGEKLEDLRLIDDINKNTADAVVHLVVQKSAKVWAKPVDRDVELSVVAAATANWNENPQVKEPTRDLQALSTKNKNSPDVLLEPIIVNPKAKLPQSLWDLINSALDGLVKGKTPIRSSEGTGGTYLMLDGSGNKYVAVFKPIDEEPLAVNNPQNLPLSPTGEGLKRGTKVGEGAFREVAAFLLDHPKTGPRSFSNGGEIGFSGVPPTALVQCLHNGFHYPDGFQWSPENIKIGSLQLFMSNCGNCEDIGPQDFPVEEVHKISVFDIRTANADRHAGNILVNKGENRRTMLTPIDHGYCLPEKFEDCTFDWLYWPQARQPFSAEAIEYIKSLDAEEDIALLRFYGWELSLECARVLRISTMLLKKGAERGLTPFGIGSMMCRENLNKESAIEEIVREAMGARGSRDETEFLQTVSELMDVRLERLLKEEEEDDKK; this is encoded by the exons ATGTCTGCTGTGGATGTGGCTTTGTCAAGTCCTTTTCAAGAAGAGTCAGTGAGGTCTAGCAGGCACAGCAGCAATAATGCCCCGTTGGGGCTTTGCACGAACGAGTCGATTGTGATTTATATAACGGTCGGCGGTTCTGTGGTTCCCATGCGTGTTTTGAAGTCTGATTCCATAGCTTCAGTGAAGCTGAGGATACAAACATGCCAAGGGTTTGTAGTGAAGAGACAGAAGCTAGTTTTTGGAGGGAGGGAGCTGTCCAGGAATGATTGTTTGGTGAGAGACTATGGTGTTGTGAATGGGAATTTCCTGCACCTCATACTTAAGCTCTCTGATCTCCTTGTCATCAATGTTAGCACCACTTGTGGGCAGGATTTTGAGTTCCATGTTGATAGGCATCAGAATGTTGGGTATCTCAAGAGACAGATTGCCAAGGAAGGGAATGGCTACTTTGATCTTGAGGATAAGGATCTGTTCTGTAATGGTGAGAAGCTTGAGGACTTGAGGCTCATTGATGATATCAATAAGAACACTGCTGATGCTGTGGTTCACTTGGTAGTTCAGAAATCGGCTAAGGTTTGGGCGAAGCCCGTTGATAGGGATGTTGAGCTGTCTGTTGTTGCAGCAGCGACAGCGAATTGGAACGAGAACCCACAAGTTAAAGAACCTACCCGAGATCTCCAAGCTTTGTCCACAAAAAACAAGAATTCCCCAGATGTCCTTTTGGAGCCAATTATTGTCAATCCAAAGGCTAAATTGCCTCAGTCTTTGTGGGATTTGATCAATTCTGCACTTGATGGGTTGGTGAAAGGCAAAACGCCTATTAGATCGTCTGAAGGCACCGGGGGAACCTACCTTATGTTGGATGGATCAGGGAACAAGTATGTTGCTGTGTTTAAGCCTATCGATGAGGAACCGTTGGCTGTGAATAACCCTCAGAACCTACCTTTATCACCAACTGGTGAGGGGCTCAAGAGGGGAACCAAAGTTGGGGAAGGTGCCTTTAGGGAGGTTGCAGCCTTTTTACTCGACCATCCAAAAACCGGCCCTCGCTCATTCTCCAATGGCGGGGAGATTGGCTTCTCCGGGGTGCCTCCAACGGCCCTCGTTCAATGCTTGCACAATGGCTTTCACTACCCCGATGGATTTCAGTGGTCACCCGAGAACATCAAAATCGGTTCACTCCAGTTGTTCATGAGTAACTGTGGAAATTGCGAGGACATTGGACCTCAGGATTTCCCGGTGGAGGAAGTGCATAAGATCAGCGTTTTCGATATAAGAACTGCCAATGCAGATAGGCATGCCGGGAACATTTTGGTGAACAAAGGAGAAAACAGGCGCACTATGCTTACCCCAATAGATCACGGCTACTGCTTGCCCGAGAAA TTTGAAGACTGCACATTTGATTGGCTGTACTGGCCACAAGCCCGGCAGCCATTCTCAGCAGAGGCGATCGAGTACATAAAGTCGCTGGACGCTGAGGAAGACATTGCACTTCTGAGATTCTACGGGTGGGAGCTGTCATTGGAGTGCGCTCGAGTGCTGCGAATCTCGACAATGCTATTGAAAAAAGGGGCAGAGAGAGGACTAACGCCTTTCGGAATTGGCAGCATGATGTGCAGGGAGAATCTGAACAAGGAATCCGCGATTGAGGAGATAGTTCGCGAGGCTATGGGTGCTCGGGGCAGTAGGGATGAAACTGAATTTCTTCAGACTGTGTCGGAGCTCATGGATGTCCGGCTCGAGAGGCTAttgaaggaggaggaggaggatgatAAGAAGTAA